TAATAAAGGTGgggacgaaaagaaaaaaataaaattacacgatactaaaatgatatattttaaattatagaatactaaagtaaaaaaacgtGAGACTATAggagtgatatttaaagtttacgcGAAACTACGTATACATGGGGAATGGGACTAGTAATTAACATCCCACCCATCAGTAGGATGGACTATGGAGTGTTCATTTAAGGTGGATCTGGGTGGAAGCTCTatcaacccggatccatttgcatcccgaCTACAAAAGGGGGGCTGCGGGTGGCGAGGGCGGAAAAATCTCGAGTGTGCAGGCTGCTGCTTCGCACCTCGAGAGTAGGGAAGAGAGAGTCTCGACAGCCGAGCGGAGGAGTCAGCAGCAGGCAGCAGCGTTAATGACGAAGGGGGCAGCGGGGGCAGCGGGGGCGGGGAAGAAGACTGTCCTGATAACGGGGGCGAGCCGGGGGCTGGGCCGCGCGCTGGCGGTCGAGATGGCGCGCCGCGGCCACGCCGTCGTCGGCTGCGCCCGCTCCCACGACGCCCTCCACTCCCTCCACGCCGACCTCCatccctccccctcctccccttccccttccccttcccctcaCCTCCTCACCACCGCCGACGTCGTATGCTTTTCAGATTCaaaatctaatctttttttttttttttttttcaagttttttttccccttcaaaAAGCTCtgcttttaaaacttaaaagcaaaAATCGTGTGGTTTCTCTTGCCCTGTAGAGATCTGACGGCAGTGTCCGGGAGCTGGCGAAGCTCGTCGCGGAGAGCCGACGGGTGCCTGATATCATCGGTCTGTTGTTAATTTTAATCTCCTCCTCCAACATTTCACTTTGTTTTCTCCTATCCGCATAATCTTTCTATGTACcgcccaataatcccacattgaaTGAAAAAATGATTCCGAGTGGAATATACGAGACCTCGCGTGCTAATCATAGTAACttagcttaagtattttggaccggtggtttgggcccaacgagttattacaGTACGGGAAGGTGCGTACAGTGCCGATGCGCGGACACACTGTGACgtaaaatgtttattttttttggtatcaATTTAtacttttatcaaattttttacactTTATTGAGATAATTACTtgctaatttcaaagaaaagaagatgTCGAGCGTGTCGGGAGTTGTTTCGTATCGATATCTAGTCGGCACGGTACGACACAGTATATGGAGTGGGTGATGGTAAATTTGATCAATTTATGCTCTAGCATTACTAagttttttttcactctttctTGCTGGTGCATAATGGTACTTTTGTCCCTTTGTACAAGTATAAGTGTTTGCACAATTTGGAGTGGAATAGGGTACCAATTTATTGGTTGAGAAAGAAGAGGGTAGCTCGAAAtggtgaaaattttattttggcatGTAATTTGCAGTGAACAACGCGGGCGCCATAAACAAGAATAACAAGATATGGTTGGTTCCAGCTGAAGAGTTTGATATGGTCGTCGACACCAATATTAAGGGAACTACCAATATACTCCGCCACTTCTTGCCGCTTATGATAGAGAAGAAGCAAGGAATTGTAGTCAACATATCTTCTGGGTGGGGGAGATCCGCTGCTGCTGAGGTTGTGAAGCGACGTGGTTATCCCTAGCTGTACTTTTCTGAAGCTTCTGCTGTGGTGGGAAGTAGAAATGAGATTCTGATCCTTAAAAATCAAAGCTCCCATTcggagcttctgcttctgctgcgtAGGAACGCAGTTAGGGGAATTTCACTATACTGCTGCTTCCTACTCAAACAGCACTGCGCGCTACGAGGCCGAACTGGTTTTATTACGGGTGTAATAAATTGTGTGTTCGCTCTGTTGTTTCAGGTCGCTCCCTATTGTGCAACAAAGTGGGCTATTGAGGGATTGACACGGTCCGTGGCAAAGGAATTGCCTCCTGGGGTCGCAATTATTGCTCTTAGCCCTGGTGTTGTCAACACCGACATGCTTGCGTCGTGCTTTGGGAGCTCTGCCGCCTTATATCAGACGCCTGAAGCTTGGTATGCCTACCTTATATGCTCAAATGTGTATCACTTCTTATTTTGTGGCTTAGTGCTTACCAAAATTATCTCCGGTTGATTCTTCTTATATATCCTTCCGATATTCCGCGGATCAATCACCATTCTGTACTGATGATTGAGTTCTGTTTTAGAGTTCTGCTTCTTTGTGAACAATTGAATGAAAGATGCCACTACCAACTTATTCTGATCTTCCGGTACTAAATCAGCTGTATAGCATTTgcattatatattttgagagtGAACTACGAATTatgctgctatactatcgatagtactaagcgTTTGCTGCTactgagttttcggccgttggttgaaaggatgtgcggttaggatgtaGTGgttctctaggattgagtgggtggttgatcgaatagtataatctaatgggtgaaaatgatcaaaagatagatctaacggcagaaaactcgataatacatagagcttggtactatcgatagtataatagccggactctactTAACCTTCTTTGCAGTCGTGTTCTTTCGCTTGCAGCGCACTATTTCCGCTTCAGGCCATGTTAAAATTCAGAAACTGTAACTTAAACCGCCAGTGTTGAGTCAACGATTCAACCATCATAAACGCCGTTTCTTATAACActctttatattctttttttttttttcttttaagcaGATACTATCATAAGCATTTGTGTTTTGTTCTGTAACCAAACTATGTTTAATTCATACTAATATCATTTTAAACCTTTTTTTGTGTGTGACAGGGCTCCGAAAGCGGCTACGATGATACTTAATCTAACGACGGAGGATAATGGTGCTTCACTCACTGTGTGAAAATGTTAATTAGGCATCTTTTGTGCCATTTTTGTAGCCTCACTTTGTTGAGACAAAATTCTTCGAATAATTCGAAGTTTTATCTGAAGCTAATCATCTAGGATACTTTGCAGTTATTTGTATGTTGTGTcgaaaaatgtttttttttttttttttgataattctCTGATACATTGTTATGTATATACATGGTTCCTAGTTAACACAATTAATGtatgttaattttaattctaattgtAATAGATTTGGATCGCATGCATAATGTTTATCACAAAATCACATTTCTGATTTATTCGGGATAACACCAAATATCTCTATCTctataagaaattaaaaaggtaaaaatgtgtgGAGAGCTTGAGTAGTTGCTTGTATATAAAATCAAAGTTGATGAGTCTATTTCAACATAAGCCCATAGTTGAGCGGGTCTCCACTCaattttactaattaaaaacAAAGGATTCAAAATGTGACATCCCAATTTCTTAGGGATCGCCCATCTTAGAACTAATTCCATCTTAATATGCTTAACTTTTTTAACCTTTTGGGTCTAGCCACTagccaaaatgcttaaaccgagttaagagttttaatcctattttatcttatatataggacaatTTAGGATTTTACAATCTCCCTCCTTTTAAATCTTGACGTTCCCGTCAgtctcagactcacaagtatcaggcgataTGAAGCTGAAgcttatctcacactttcggtcggcactttcggctggtaattATCTCTGATATCAActatgacgccccaacttttcaagaggtcacccatcctaggacgaCTCCCGTCCTAGtacgcttaactttcttaacctcttaggcctagccaccatccaaaatgtttaagtcgaATTAAAGAGTtgtagccatattatatcttatatatataactatataggGTATCACACAAAATCTGGAAAAAAGAAGCTCAAATTTAAACAATTCATACTTGCAAGTGTGTCAATTACAAAGAGAAAAGTTGAAGGATTTATGTGAAAATTTCCGCACGAATAAATTACAAGACTTCAAAGTTCACTTGTGCCTAAATTTGGGGCGAACAGCAATCACACCGGACCTTGCATCATCGAACCGATATCTGCAAAATGgtcacaaaaataaatatataaataagtagCAAAAAGAACCAAGAATATAAACATTTATCAACTGCCGGCCTTGTGAGTCGGTTGGTCGGAAGTTCAATCTCCCAATTTCTTCATTTTTTACCCGTTTACGCTCGTGAATCCAAGGATTCGCAAAACTCCAGGCATACAGGTAGCACTGCTCATTAAAAATGGGCTCCTTTCGCCGCCGGCTTCCTGACGTTGAATTAACAGCGACAGTTGATTCGACTAATGATTGATTCAACTGCTATATCATTGCGAGATTTATTATTCGATTATCACAACACCTTCAGAAGATACAACTAAATCCGTAGCCAAATCATCTCCAAGagatagtagtagtagtagtagcagccACGCTAAATCGAAACGTCGATGCGGTAACTGAACCAAAGGAGTTTACTCAGCTTACCCATTTTCAATCAGGAAGCTTTTCACAGCCGCGGGTAGCGAAGCCTCCCCTCTGCTATGATTACCAGTCCCTGCAAGAAATCAGAGACTGAGTGACGCTGCATCGTCGAGCACGATATTGTTTATAGGTAATAATCCGCTAGCGTCGACGTCACAAAGCACGAATAAGACGATAATGAAACTGAGCATGCAACAATCATGTGACAACGCATGCTAAGATTACGAAATTAGAACATTATTTACAATGTTTTTAATGATTTAGATGTTATTGTCATGTCCTAATGAGAAACCGGAACAAGAAAAATAGTAGTAAACTATTTCTAAACTTTGAACCACAAGAAGGCAAAGTGGAGTTGGGCTTATATTCAGGGGGTTTTGAGGCTTTCCCTATATTATTCTTACTTAATTCAAAGTAATATATTACCAATATATTAATCAATGAATTTTTGCCAACTTTTCTTTTGCGTTCTTCAAACAACGTAATTTGTAAGATATATCAATCAGATCACAAGGGTAAATGCACATGCAGATGCATGAGAGTAATTGTCAAACCTGTGATCACGTGTAACACTGACTGTCTCTGCGGAAGTAATGCCGCCTTCTTGGCGGCAATCTCCGATTCCGAGTGCTTAAGCGACTCGAGCGACGGCGATCTCACAATACGAGCTTCTAATTTAGAGAGTGCATCAGAGGAAGCAGCACGATCCATTATAATCCGGCACTCTATTCCATCCAGCCGGTCCTTCAGCGATTTCACGGCTTCTGACGCGTGCAGGCCGTGCAAATCAATCTTCCACAAGTCGTTGTTTCTATTCCTAAGCTGCAGTATTTCCACGGCTGCCTTAGAGTTCAGCTTTTCGGCAGCAGCCCATTCTTCACGGGCTTTCTGGGAGAACTCGCGGGCTGAGAGATGGTCGCCTCTCAAGAAGGCATTACTAGCAGCCCGCGAGTGTTGCGAAGCAGCCCTGTTTTATAAAGTCAGTATAGTAAATACTTGAACCAAGAAACTTGCAGTAATGTAGTTCAGCAGATAAGATATAATGATGCAAGTGAAAAATCAAAGCCGAAATTCGATAACTGGCACGGCACGACAAAGGGGAAAACACATTCATTATCTCAAGAGACTTGAAATGAATATGctgtatcattttttttttcttccatgcTTGGTTTTGTTAAGCTCGATGGGTATTTCATGCGAGAGAAAACGGAAAACACCTGGATTCTTTAGGATTGTTGTAAGATGCAGTGCAGAATAGAACATCTACAAATCCCATAAAAGAGTCGCAATAGTATATTTAATGAACAGTACATAGTGTGTAACATACCTCATCATCTTTATAGCATCTTTCCGGAGGCTTAAGTAGACATCATCGTCTTCCGACTCTTGCCACTCAGGTTCTTGAGGTATAGAGAGCACTCTCATCGACGCTGATAACTTATACTCAGAATCAGAAGGCTTAGTTTCTAACAAAGTAGCTTCTTTTGAGTGCTTATCTTTGACATGGTTCGAAGAGCTTTGCCCGGATAGACTATTATCCCCTAGTTTCTCAGAGTCGACCGAAACCATTGCTTTCAAAAGTACCGAAGCTTGGTCGATGTCATTACTGACGGCGGTTAATATGTCCTCGATCAAATTGTGATCGGCCCAACTGTGAACATCCTTAAGCAGCCTAACTGCAGGATTATCTATTGAGTTTGTACTTTCGGAATCACTTGCGAGAAGCGGGAATTCTATAGACGGGCGAACAACCGAAGAGAAAGACTTCACGGTCCCAGAGTTGCTCGCTTCGAACGCTTTCGCGGGATTTGAAGAAGAGATGGATGGAAAGGGATCGACATCATTGGCGCCTCCTGCACTGTCTCTAGCTCGTTGCTTGCGATCAAACGCGGCCCAACCAGGAGAGTGATGAACTCTAGGCCGCTGCATGTTCAAACTTCAAGAATCTATTTTAGAATGGCCCTCTTCAAAGCTCTGGAAATGTTACCAAGAAGAAGTTTTCGCCAATCACACTTTCATTTACCGCCAGAGTTTTGGTAGCTCGAAAATGAACTGAAATTCCAGTCAATCTGCTCAAGGAGTGATTTCACTCTGATTAAAAAGCATACAAGAAAATTATACATAAACAATCATGCGAAAAGTAATCTAAAGATAACAGtaaattaaatcttttatcgACAAGTGTCTAGGCTAAAAACCATGTGAACATTGATCTTAGATGCTGAATACTAGGTTTAGATTCTTTAGAGACACAATCTCAGCTGGTTTTTATCATCAGTGCAAATGAATTTAGAACTAATTGAGCATAAGAAgcacataaattttattttctactacACGAAATACTAAAGTTTTCGAATTATAACAACACTCAAGCTCAAATTAACACAAGCATTTAGAACCAATGACCAAACTGGAGAGCTAATTCTAATCAACTGTGTTCTTTATTTCCTTTTCGGACGAAAAAGTGTCTTTTTTTGAGATCGCAACTTAGAAGCTTGACTTCAATCGATCACAAGACCCTAACAATCATGATATGTTTTTTAAGGACGATGGCGTTACACCCACAAAATGATTTGTCATATTCCGAGAAAAATGGATTAGAGGCCAAATCTATTGCGCGATTGCAGTCATTTTTTTTGCACTCCTCATCAACCAATTACAGAATCCTCCGAGTAAACAAAAGATGCATTGAACaagatgttcatgcatccaaacaggttCTAAGAATAACATGATCGGGCTAGAATAACATCATTTGATTCGAGAATCCTAAAACCTGCAAAATGAAACATCACCCACTAAAACCTACAAAAATAATACACCGTTTGCCATCCAATGATACAGTTACCAAAAAGATCGATCTAGTAGAAAACAGCTTAGAAATAATCTTAACACCCTGCCTCACGTGCATGACGGATATCATGTGAATCATGCCACGCGCAGGTATGGAAGAGACGGCAGAATAATATACATGAATATTAGCCATAAAATGGCAGATACGGGAATCGAACTTTGAACCTCTTAAAAGAGAAGGGACAGTCGCTATAACATCATCAATTACAATACTGTCGTATCACTTTCACGTTAACAACATGTCAATAATTTAATCTACTAAATTAGACTGCGGGATTTAATTGCAACAATCTAGAAAATTCAAGCCAGAAATTGGTACAAATTAAAGTTACAGTGCTAAGCGCTTCATGGTTTGAAGACCAAAAGTataagggtaaattacacttttggtcctcaaactttaacttATTACAATTTCAGGCTCAAACTTTATGTGTCGTTGCAATTAACTCTCACGGCcaaatttaattgactaaatactGTGCTGTATAAGTATTATAGCATCTTACTTATTGTCTCATCATTGATCACAAAGTTCTATATCACTTAACATTAAcaatttgtcaatatttagctaattaaatttagttttgggacttgattgtaataattcttTAAGTTCGAGTGagaaattgtaataaattaaaatttgagggccTAAGTGTCACCTTGCTCATAGTTCGAGGACCGGAAGCGTACTTTACCCAAAGTATAATTTagcataaaatttaatatcaaactGAATTAAAGAGCATAATCAAATTTAATCTGATAAATTCTGATACATCTAATATTAAATcgaattattttttacttaaaccaatctaattttataactaaaatcgttttataaaaagaaaagttattcaataatattattttacagTGCaataaaatcaccaaaaaaatcatgaaaaattaaaataaatcgtggaaaaaaaaaaagacgtaCCTCGTTGCGTTATTTGGAGATTTCCCCAATCCAGAGCTCTCGAAACCACGGCGTTAACGGGACCAAGAAGGAGGGATCGGACGGCTGGGATGATGTCCTGCACCCGGAATCCATCAACGCGGCGACGGcgattttttcctttttcccggCGAGGAGGCGGACGATTTAATCGTGGGCTTCGAATTCCTCGGCGAGGACCAAATCGAAGGATGAGGAGGTGgggattattatattattaatatttattatttattattataatattactaTAATATTGGTGTTGGAATCGAAATACCGAAACTACCCTTTTCAGATTATTAGCCCTTAGATCATAATCCGACGGTGGACAAATACACGGTGTGTGTGAGCGggacttttttacaaaataagcatctacaattttataatttgcgaaataaccccatcaaatttgtatttgataaattaaCTCTTAAAACCCGCATTCTGAAAGTATCTAaattcttttaaaggcggtgaattatttaccgtcttctttataattttttaagaaagaagaaaaatgaggttgttaaaattgtacgtaaattatacggaaaataaaaaaagtgaggttgtcaGGATTGTGTgtgaaatattagaatttttatttgattgttagaattgtatgaataaattattaaaaaattttgattgttaggattttataGATTATGTATAgttaaaactgaaaaaaaaaataatagttattgCATATGAAAATATCTCACGATTGTGGGTATAACATTTGGAGTAATTTCACATATCTAATAAagtctttaaataataataaaatttaaataaataagaaaaatttaagaaaaatatattatgcaaaAATGACAATTCTTTAAAAGGGCCTTAATTATAAAAGGAACAAGTATTAGGGACGTGATTGTAATAATCGACAGGGAAGgactaaagttaaatttttgtgGACGTTTTGGGCCTCCGTTCAATTtaccgtctctctctctctctctctctctctctctctcgctctctctcctcGATCCCTACGACGAAGC
This DNA window, taken from Ananas comosus cultivar F153 linkage group 21, ASM154086v1, whole genome shotgun sequence, encodes the following:
- the LOC109726187 gene encoding NADPH-dependent pterin aldehyde reductase, whose product is MTKGAAGAAGAGKKTVLITGASRGLGRALAVEMARRGHAVVGCARSHDALHSLHADLHPSPSSPSPSPSPHLLTTADVRSDGSVRELAKLVAESRRVPDIIVNNAGAINKNNKIWLVPAEEFDMVVDTNIKGTTNILRHFLPLMIEKKQGIVVNISSGWGRSAAAEVAPYCATKWAIEGLTRSVAKELPPGVAIIALSPGVVNTDMLASCFGSSAALYQTPEAWAPKAATMILNLTTEDNGASLTV
- the LOC109726823 gene encoding uncharacterized protein LOC109726823, yielding MQRPRVHHSPGWAAFDRKQRARDSAGGANDVDPFPSISSSNPAKAFEASNSGTVKSFSSVVRPSIEFPLLASDSESTNSIDNPAVRLLKDVHSWADHNLIEDILTAVSNDIDQASVLLKAMVSVDSEKLGDNSLSGQSSSNHVKDKHSKEATLLETKPSDSEYKLSASMRVLSIPQEPEWQESEDDDVYLSLRKDAIKMMRAASQHSRAASNAFLRGDHLSAREFSQKAREEWAAAEKLNSKAAVEILQLRNRNNDLWKIDLHGLHASEAVKSLKDRLDGIECRIIMDRAASSDALSKLEARIVRSPSLESLKHSESEIAAKKAALLPQRQSVLHVITGTGNHSRGEASLPAAVKSFLIENGYRFDDARSGVIAVRPKFRHK